GGTCCAAGCCCTCCCGGTCGGCCCAAAGCCGGATGACCTTCTTGATGAGGGGGGGCTCGTCGGGGACCATCTCGTAGGCCGCCACCTCAAAGGGCCCTCCTTTTAAGGCCTCGCGGATGGCCAGGTGGGTGGTGTCCTCCCGCTCCCCCCTATAGCCCTTATCGGACACGGTTAGGATGCCCACGCGGAACATTTGTCTAGAGCTTACCCTTTAAAGACCTTTTGCAAAAGGGTATGGGCGTAGGCCAAGGTGTCCTTAAGAGCCCCTTCATCCAGCTGGGCAAAGGTATCCGTGGGCCAGTGCCAGTGGGGAGGCACCCCGTTTTCCAGGCGGATGAGCGAAAGGCAGGGAAAGCCCCTTTGCCCCAAGGGCAGGGTGTCCAAGTAGGCCAGGCGGTAGCGGAGGGGCCGGGCCCCCGGGGTCTTCCGGGCAGCCTCCAGGAGCGCCCCCCGGTAGGGAACAAAAAGCAGCATGCCCTCCCCTTCGGCGTAGAATAGTTCTCCCCGGCCCACGTTGTCCAGGTTGAGGACCAGGGTGCCAGGGGGCAGGTGGGGGATCAAGGCCTTGGCCCCTAAGGTCCCCACCTCCTCGCAGCCCGTGAGGGCAAGGCCGAGCCGCCAGCCCTCTGGGGGCTCGGTTTCCAGGAACAGGGCCGTGGCCACCGCCACCCCGCTTCCGTTGTCGTTTCCCCCTTCCACGTAGGGGGCCCGTAGTTCTCGGTGGAGGAGGAGAATCGCTTGGACCAGAAAGTAGAGGCCCACGGGCCATCTCAAGGGGGTAAGGGCAAGGAGGGGGGCTAAGAAGGCCAAGGCGGCGTTGAGCAAAAAGTTTGCCCTAAAGTGGCGGACCCTTTTGGGATGGTAAAGGAAGAAGGTCTTGGCGGTGTCCACGTGGGCCATGAGGAGAAGGGCCTTTTCCCCTCGGCCCTTCCAGGTGAGAAGGTTTTGCGAGGGGTAGCGGTCCAAAAGGAAACCCCAAGGGCGGACCCCATTGAAGTAGAGGAAGAAGGCCAAGGCCCCTAAAAGAGGCGGCCATGGGGAAAGGGGGGTGAGGCTGAGGAGGAGGCTGATGCCAAAGAGTTCCCACCCGTAGCTCCTCACCCCGCGGAAGGGAAGGGGGTGTACCACATGCCCCCGTTCCTCCAAAAAGGTCCGCAGGCGGCGGAAGGCCTCGGCCTCGAGGGCCGTGGCGCTTCCCCGGTGGGGGAGATGAAGCAATTTGAGTATTTCCTGAAGCTCCCTCATCCCTTTACCCCCGTGAGGACCACGCCCTCGATGATCTGCCGTTGGAAGAAGAAAAAGACCAAGAGGACTGGCAGTACCGCCAGGCTGGAGGCGGCCATGATCAGGTTCCAGGCGGTGCCCGCCTCTCCGGAGAAGAGGGCGATGCCCACGGGAAGGGTGCGCATCTCCGGGGTCTGGACCACGATGAGGGGCCAAAGGAAAGCGTTCCAGTTGCCCAAAAAGGTGAAGATGCCCAGGGCTGCCAGGGCCGGGCGCACCAGGGGGAGGCCTATGCGCCAGAAGACCCCGAACTCGGAGAGCCCATCCATTCGCCCGGCGTCAAAGAGGTCCTGGGGCAGGGATTCAAAGAACTGCCGCATGAGGAAGACCCCGAAGGCGGTGATGAGACCAGGGAAGAGGAGCCCCCAGTAGGTGTTGATCCAGCCCTTTTCCGCGCTCATCACGTACCAGGGGATGACCAGCATCTCCGTGGGCACCATGAGGGTGGAAAGGATGAGGACAAAGATCAGGTTCTTGCCGGGAAAGCGGAGCCGGGCCAGGGTGTAGCCGGCGAGGCTGTCAAAGAAGAGAACGGAAAGGGTGGTAAGGGAGGCCACCAGGAGGCTATTTCCGAACCAGCGCAAAAACCCCGTTTCCCAGAGCACCACCCGGTAGTTTTCCCAGGTGGGTTCCCGGGGAAAGAACCTGAGTTCAAAGAGCTCAGGGAAGGGCTTAAATGAGGTGAGTACCATCCAAAGAAAGGGGAGGACCATAAGGCTGCTACCCAACAGGAGGAGGAGGAGAGCCAGAAACCCTGTAAGGCGGTTTTGGACCCTCATAGCTCCACCCTCCGGGTGAGGAGCCTGAGCTGTACCAGGGTGATGAGGAGGATAAGGGCAAAGAGGAGGACGGTAACCGCTGCGGCATACCCCAGTTGGAAGCGCAAGAAGGCCAGCTGGTAGATGTAAAGGGCCAGGGTCAGGGTGCTGTTAAGGGGTCCCCCCTGATCGGTGAAGTTCAGGTTGACCACCTGGGTGAAAAGCTGCAGATAGCCGATGGTACCGATGACCACGGAGAAGACCAGGACCGGGTTTAAAAGAGGCCAGGTGATGTGGCGGAAAAGCCTCCACCCTTCGGCCCCGTCTATGCGGGCAGCCTCGTAGTACTGGCGGGGGATGCTCTCCAGGCCTGCCAGGAAGAGGACCACCTGGAAGCCTAGGTTCTGCCAGACCACCACCCAGGTCACGGTGGGCAGGGCTTGGCTCGGGCTTTGCAAAAAGGGCTGCGGGGGGATTCCCAGGAGGGCCAAAAGCTCGTTGACCAGCCCAAAATGGGGGGAAAGCATCCAGCTCCAAACCCAGGCCACGGCCACCGCCGGGGTCACATAGGGGGCAAAGTAGATGGCCCGGAAGAGGTCCCGGCCAAAGGGAGCCCTTTGCAGCAGGAGGGCGATGATAAGGCCCAAGGCGATCTGGCCCGGAACGCCCAGAAGGGTGTAGAGGAGGGTATTCCAAAGGGCCCGGCGGAGAAGGGGGTCTTCCAGGAGCCGGGCATAGTGCTCGAGGCCCACGAAACGCCTTTGTGAGGGGTCGGCGTGCCATTCGTAAAGGGAAAGCCAGAGGGCCTGGAAGGCGGGGAGGATGCGGAAGTAGAGGAAGAAGGCTAGAGGAACAGCCAGAAAGACCAAGGCCCAAAGGGCTTCCCGCTGGGCCAGGGTGAGCCGCACCCTACCTCCAGAACTGGTCCAGTATCCTTTGCTCCTCCTCGGCGGCTATCCTAAGCGACTGGGCGGGGTCCATGCCCTGGAGCAGAACCCGGTTGATGGCGTCCACCATCACCTTGCGCTGGGCGGCTTCGTCCACAAAGGGGGTCGCCTTGGCGTAGGCCAGGCTCAGCACGAAGGGGCCATAGACGGGATGGAGGGAAAGCTTGGGGTCCCGGATGAGGTTTTTGCTGGCGGGGAGTTCCCCCACCTTTTCCAGCCAGTAGCGCTGGGTTTCCTCGGAGGTGATGAAGGCCAGGAACTTAAGGGCGGCTTCCCGCTTGGGCCCGGTGGCCAAAGGGGTGAGGCCGTGCATCCAGAAGGAGCCGAAGTTGGCCTTTCGCCCTCCTGCCCGTTCCAAGGGCAACTCCGCCACTCCAAAGTTGAAGCGGGCTCCTTGTTGGATGGTACCGATGGCGAAAGAGCCGTCCACGATCATGGCGATCCTGCCTGCGATGAACCCGTCCCGGTAGCCGTTGTTTCCGGGGAAGAAACCGGGGACCCCGATCTCGTGTTTGCGCACCCAGTCGGTATAGAAGCTGAGAGCCTTAAGCCCAGCCTCGTTTTGGTAAAGGACCCGTTTTCCGTCATCGGAGTAGGGCTTGCTTCCGAACTGTCGCACCAGGACCTCCCGGACCAGGTGATGGTCCTGCCCATCGGGGGCGATCCCGTAGCCGATTTGAGCGAACCGCCCACCTTGTTTTACGGTGAGTTTTTGACCTATAGCGATAAACTCCTCCCAAGTTTTGGGAGGGTTGGCAATCCCCGCCTGGCGGAAAAGGTCCTTGTTATAAAAAAGGGCCAGGCTCCGTACCGCGGTGGGTACTCCATAAAGTTTTCCGCCCACTTTGGCGGCCTGGGCCATGGCCACGAAGTCTCGGTCCAGGCGCTGGATCCAGTCATCGGGCAGGGGCACCAGATACCCGGCCTTGACCCAGGTAGGGGCCCAGCCATAGTACAGGTTCACCACGTCCGGCCC
Above is a genomic segment from Thermus albus containing:
- a CDS encoding M28 family peptidase, with amino-acid sequence MRELQEILKLLHLPHRGSATALEAEAFRRLRTFLEERGHVVHPLPFRGVRSYGWELFGISLLLSLTPLSPWPPLLGALAFFLYFNGVRPWGFLLDRYPSQNLLTWKGRGEKALLLMAHVDTAKTFFLYHPKRVRHFRANFLLNAALAFLAPLLALTPLRWPVGLYFLVQAILLLHRELRAPYVEGGNDNGSGVAVATALFLETEPPEGWRLGLALTGCEEVGTLGAKALIPHLPPGTLVLNLDNVGRGELFYAEGEGMLLFVPYRGALLEAARKTPGARPLRYRLAYLDTLPLGQRGFPCLSLIRLENGVPPHWHWPTDTFAQLDEGALKDTLAYAHTLLQKVFKG
- a CDS encoding carbohydrate ABC transporter permease, producing MRVQNRLTGFLALLLLLLGSSLMVLPFLWMVLTSFKPFPELFELRFFPREPTWENYRVVLWETGFLRWFGNSLLVASLTTLSVLFFDSLAGYTLARLRFPGKNLIFVLILSTLMVPTEMLVIPWYVMSAEKGWINTYWGLLFPGLITAFGVFLMRQFFESLPQDLFDAGRMDGLSEFGVFWRIGLPLVRPALAALGIFTFLGNWNAFLWPLIVVQTPEMRTLPVGIALFSGEAGTAWNLIMAASSLAVLPVLLVFFFFQRQIIEGVVLTGVKG
- a CDS encoding carbohydrate ABC transporter permease codes for the protein MRLTLAQREALWALVFLAVPLAFFLYFRILPAFQALWLSLYEWHADPSQRRFVGLEHYARLLEDPLLRRALWNTLLYTLLGVPGQIALGLIIALLLQRAPFGRDLFRAIYFAPYVTPAVAVAWVWSWMLSPHFGLVNELLALLGIPPQPFLQSPSQALPTVTWVVVWQNLGFQVVLFLAGLESIPRQYYEAARIDGAEGWRLFRHITWPLLNPVLVFSVVIGTIGYLQLFTQVVNLNFTDQGGPLNSTLTLALYIYQLAFLRFQLGYAAAVTVLLFALILLITLVQLRLLTRRVEL
- a CDS encoding extracellular solute-binding protein, producing the protein MKKALALLFLPLSLALAQNVTITYWQYEFRSKVEAINELIRRFEAQNPGIKVVHQTFPYDAFQQKVAAAIPAGQGPDVVNLYYGWAPTWVKAGYLVPLPDDWIQRLDRDFVAMAQAAKVGGKLYGVPTAVRSLALFYNKDLFRQAGIANPPKTWEEFIAIGQKLTVKQGGRFAQIGYGIAPDGQDHHLVREVLVRQFGSKPYSDDGKRVLYQNEAGLKALSFYTDWVRKHEIGVPGFFPGNNGYRDGFIAGRIAMIVDGSFAIGTIQQGARFNFGVAELPLERAGGRKANFGSFWMHGLTPLATGPKREAALKFLAFITSEETQRYWLEKVGELPASKNLIRDPKLSLHPVYGPFVLSLAYAKATPFVDEAAQRKVMVDAINRVLLQGMDPAQSLRIAAEEEQRILDQFWR